The Helicobacter ganmani genome includes the window AACAAATGGACGAAGTGGCAGAACGCGTGATTCAAATCGGTGAAAAACCTTTTGTAACCCTTAAAGATATGCTAGCTGCTAGCAAAATCAAAGAAGACAAAGGCACAAGCTTTGATTCCAAAACAATTTTAAAATCTATTTTACCGGACTATGAATATTTCCTAAAATCCTTTAGAGAGCTTTCAGACTTAGCAGACGATGCAAATGATAAAGCAACCGTTGGGCTAGCAGACGAAAAAGTCGCTGCCTTAGAAAAAGCAATTTGGATGCTTAAAGCGCAACTTGCTTAATCTTTCAAATCCAACTCTAACTTTTC containing:
- a CDS encoding Dps family protein — protein: MNKIVQTLKQIQADSAVFYIKLHNYHWNIKGADFHPMHSALENMYDEITEQMDEVAERVIQIGEKPFVTLKDMLAASKIKEDKGTSFDSKTILKSILPDYEYFLKSFRELSDLADDANDKATVGLADEKVAALEKAIWMLKAQLA